The following DNA comes from Peribacillus sp. FSL E2-0218.
CTGGTTTAATCAAATAGTTCTCGACACCGTAGTGAAGCGCCTTTTCAAGCTGTTCCTTGTCTGTCGCAGCCGTAATCATGATGATATCGACAGACGGGAAGTTTTTTCGAATGTCGGGAAGGAGCTCAGTACCTAGCTGATCCGGCATATACACATCAAGCAAAAGTAGATCCGGTTTTTTTTGCTCCAATATCCGCAATGTTTTTTTGGCATTGACGGCTTTTCCGACCACTTCTACTTCATCAAAGGCTTTCAAGAATTTTTCATGGATATCCGCCACCCGGAAATCATCTTCCGCTATGACGGCTCTTATCTTCAACATTTTTACCCTCCTCTCCGTTTTTTAGGAAGATACACGGTGAATATGGTGTTTCCCTTTTCACTTTGAACCTCGATGATGCCCTCCAGCTCTTTTACGACCTGATCGGCGTTTGAAAGTCCATACCCACTCGGACTTCCACTGTTTTTCGAAGTGAAGCCCCGATTGAAAATATAGGAAATATCACGTTCAGCTATTCCTTTTCCGTTGTCACTGACTTCAAATACTAGATCATTTCCAATATCGGTCGCGAAGAATTTCACGAGCGGCTCGTCCATGACGGAAACCGCTTCAAGCGCATTATCGATGATATTGCCTACTATCAAGGTGAGCTGTGACAATTTGATATGATCTGGAAGCTTCTCCAAGTAACTTTGTGCATCTATTTCGAAGACGATTTTCTTCTCCGATGCTTTTCCGATCTTGCCGAGTAACAGGGCCTGTACCTTAGAATCCTTGATCTGCTCGAACACCACACGGTTCAAGGAATGCAATTCGGATGTTTCGCTTTGAATCATATCTATTGCTTCATCGTATTCCCCTAATTGTATCAGTCCCGAGAGAACATAAAGCTTATTGGTGAATTCATGGGTTTGGGCCCGTAAATCCTCTGAATGCATCTTCACTTCCGATAATGTATGGACCATTTCCTCAATTTCCGTTCGATCACGGAACGAAGCGACAACACCGCTTACTCCCTCACTATCGAAGATTGGTGTACAGTTCACGATAATCGATTTATCTTTCCACGAAATCTCTTTATCCGCCTGGGGCTCCCCAGACCTTAGCACTTCAAATAAATACTTCGACGGAAAAAGCCCATCGACATTCAAATGGCGGACGGATTCCTTGATATCGAGCAATTTCTTCGCTGGCTGATTCATCGAGGTGATCAATCCATTTTGATCAATGGCGAGAATACCTTCCTTGACCGACTGAAGCACCGCATTTTTTTCTTTATATAAATTGGCGATTTCAAATGGCTCAAGTCCTAACGTATCTTTACGTATGCTTCTTGCCAGCATGTAGCTGCCAATGATCGAAATCATGATCGCCAATAAAGATATAAACATTTCTTTCGAAAGGTCCTTGAAAATCTGGGCCCGGACATCTTCGACCAAAAATCCTACCGAGACTATCCCAATGATCTTCCCATCCTGATTGAAGATCGGCGATTTCCCCCGAATCGAAAGACCCAGCGAGCCCGCCGCCTCGGAAACATAATATTTGCCCTCGCGGATGGCCCTGCTATTGTCGCCGCCTTTCATCCGCTTCCCGATTTCGGATGCCAACGGATGCGAGTAACGAATTTCTTTGTCATTCCCCACAACAATGAACTCAGCCCCTGTTTCCCTGCGGATCTTTTCGACAACCGGCTGGATGATACTCGCCGGGTCGTCCGTTTCAAAAGCCTCCTTGACGGTAGGCATGAAGCTGATCGTTTTAGAAAGTTCCAAAGCCAATTGGCCCTTATCCTTCGCGATTTGCCTTCCTTCCATATATGAAAAAGAGATCGCCAATAAGAGAATCAAAAAAAGGCTCAACGATAAAACTAATCCGAGAATCTTGGTTTCCAGCGATACTTTTCTCATATTCAACCGCATCCCCTATTTTCACGTTCCTTCATTATATTTTATTGCAGCATAATGATTTTACCATTTCTATTAAAATTTGAACATTGTGCGGATACCCAATTATTGCAAACCTCCTGTTGCAGTCTTTTAACATTCTAGTTATACCTATCATCTAATATCATCATTTTTCTTTTTTTTCATATGAACTGTAGTTTCTTTTTCATAGTCTTCATGTCCTGGGGATGTATATGAACAACGCAAAAAATTTTCGCGTTATTGTATTAATTTAGCGTTCAAGATCCTTAAGGACTTTTGTGACATAGTAAATATTTACTATAGTTCATTCTTAGTAAATATAGATCATTAATTATATTATTTAACAAATATGCAGGTAAATCAGCACAGTAAGTGATAACATTTTAGTAGAAATGGAGGTAATATTTATGCAGTTTAAAAAATCATTAATCATAACAGTTTTAGGTTTATCAATTTTAGGTTTTTCTACGGGGGCAAGCGCTGCAAATAATGATGGACTTGTAGATTCAGAAGTTACACAATCTAACAAACAAGCAGATAATACTAATTTAATTAGCGGAAGAGCAGCCAAGCCCTCCAATTCTTCAAGAATAGATGTATATAAACCACTTTTAGGCAAAACCTATGCAGTAGCTAAATCAAGTTCTACAGTAAAAGAGGATTATATTTATGCTAAAGCAAGAACGTTTAATGGTGATGGAGCATTAATCAAATCAAATTCAACAAGTGCTAAAAAAACAACCTATACTAGTGTTAGAGCTGATAATGGAACTGTTTACTCTGGTAATGATTGGGCCATTGGGAATCACACGTATAAGCTTAAAGGATTTAAAGATATTAATCATGAAACAAAGGCATATTGGTAATTAAGAGGTGACTAAGAGATATGCCGATTGCATATCTCTTTTACTTAGGAGAAGAATTGATTATGAGAAAATACTACAAAACAGTATTAATAATTATTTTAGGTTTAATTGGAACTTACTACTTATTTAATAGTAATGTTTACTTCCCTTCAAATAAAGAATCCATTACTTCAATCACTACTGATAGTGAAGATCGTGGAATAGGAAACACGGTTGCATATGGTATAAAGAATTTGGAAGGTGAACATATAGATAATGGAACGGCACTTAGTAGTAAAAACAATAAAGTATCGGTGGTTGTCTCAATAGACCACAATATGGATGAAGACAGAAAATATGCATTACTTATTTTTGATAACTATAAACAAAAAACATTTATTGTAGAAAACAAGGAGCAGGTAGTAAACAAACATTTCTTTGAAATGAAATCGAACAGTTCCATAAACATAAAAGTTTCCACATCCATTGATTCCAATTCTAGAGAATTAACTTTCTTACTCGTGAAAAAGCCCGAGTATAATTTGAGAGAAAAGGATTTAAATAGAGCGGCAGTTCTAGGAGAAGTTTTGAGCATGCGTTTTTCAATCAACGATTCTGATATTATGGAGGAAAATAGTGAAGTAAGACCCGATGCT
Coding sequences within:
- a CDS encoding sensor histidine kinase; the protein is MRKVSLETKILGLVLSLSLFLILLLAISFSYMEGRQIAKDKGQLALELSKTISFMPTVKEAFETDDPASIIQPVVEKIRRETGAEFIVVGNDKEIRYSHPLASEIGKRMKGGDNSRAIREGKYYVSEAAGSLGLSIRGKSPIFNQDGKIIGIVSVGFLVEDVRAQIFKDLSKEMFISLLAIMISIIGSYMLARSIRKDTLGLEPFEIANLYKEKNAVLQSVKEGILAIDQNGLITSMNQPAKKLLDIKESVRHLNVDGLFPSKYLFEVLRSGEPQADKEISWKDKSIIVNCTPIFDSEGVSGVVASFRDRTEIEEMVHTLSEVKMHSEDLRAQTHEFTNKLYVLSGLIQLGEYDEAIDMIQSETSELHSLNRVVFEQIKDSKVQALLLGKIGKASEKKIVFEIDAQSYLEKLPDHIKLSQLTLIVGNIIDNALEAVSVMDEPLVKFFATDIGNDLVFEVSDNGKGIAERDISYIFNRGFTSKNSGSPSGYGLSNADQVVKELEGIIEVQSEKGNTIFTVYLPKKRRGG
- a CDS encoding XoxI protein, which produces MQFKKSLIITVLGLSILGFSTGASAANNDGLVDSEVTQSNKQADNTNLISGRAAKPSNSSRIDVYKPLLGKTYAVAKSSSTVKEDYIYAKARTFNGDGALIKSNSTSAKKTTYTSVRADNGTVYSGNDWAIGNHTYKLKGFKDINHETKAYW